One Solanum lycopersicum chromosome 4, SLM_r2.1 DNA window includes the following coding sequences:
- the LOC104647046 gene encoding uncharacterized protein: MAPYKGDNVRYHLPDFRRGATSQLREPRGHIEKFNYMHSSCRNIVERTFGVWKARWSILRDMPYYNIDTQRDIVLATMAIHNYIKQKCNVDDAFQTAEDERYIPLVDSEFGSSSNTNNEENNMEEQNDTYWTGLRDMIANEIGNA, translated from the coding sequence ATGGCTCCATACAAAGGAGACAATGTGAGATATCATCTTCCCGACTTTCGTCGTGGTGCAACAAGTCAATTGCGTGAGCCAAGAGGACacattgaaaaatttaattatatgcatTCTTCATGTAGAAATATAGTAGAGCGTACATTTGGTGTTTGGAAAGCAAGGTGGTCTATTTTGCGAGATATGCCTTATTATAATATTGATACTCAAAGGGACATCGTACTTGCTACTATGGCCATTCACAattatatcaaacaaaaatgcaatgtggATGATGCATTTCAAACGGCTGAGGATGAGAGATATATTCCATTGGTTGACTCCGAATTTGGCTCAAGTTCAAACACTAACAATGAAGAAAACAATATGGAAGAACAAAATGATACTTATTGGACGGGGCTTCGTGACATGATTGCTAATGAAATTGGTAACGCTTGA
- the LOC104646961 gene encoding nuclear transcription factor Y subunit B-1-like — protein sequence MTGKKTLNSSVESPLSSNTSDNFSKELDKFLPIANVSRIMKKSLPANAKISKEAKETVQECVSEFISFITGEASDKCQREKRKTINGDDLVWAMTTLGFENYVGPLKGYLNKYRESEGEKNSMARNDETSHEPIITSTNNIIGTSYNNNNNNNNVTNFSLARPEFIQSYKQNYGENLTSKANLHGVGW from the coding sequence atgaCCGGGAAAAAAACCCTAAATAGCTCGGTAGAAAGCCCGTTATCGAGCAACACATCCGATAACTTCTCTAAAGAACTAGACAAGTTCCTTCCTATAGCTAATGTTAGTAGAATCATGAAAAAATCTCTCCCAGCCAACGCGAAAATCTCGAAAGAAGCTAAAGAAACCGTTCAAGAGTGTGTGTCTGAGTTCATTAGCTTCATCACGGGCGAAGCATCGGATAAATGTCAAAGAGAGAAGAGGAAGACCATCAATGGAGATGATCTTGTATGGGCTATGACAACATTAGGGTTTGAAAATTATGTTGGACCTTTAAAAGGTTATTTAAACAAGTATAGAGAAAGTGAAGGGGAAAAAAATAGCATGGCTAGAAATGATGAAACTTCACATGAACCAATTATAACTAgtacaaataatattattggtactagttataataataataataataataataatgttacaAATTTCTCATTAGCAAGGCCTGAATTTATTCAGAGCTATAAACAAAATTATGGTGAGAATTTGACATCTAAAGCTAATCTTCATGGGGTTGGATGgtag